TGCCCTGGGGCGATCTGGGGGTGGATATTGTGGTGGAATCCACCGGTCGTTTCACCAACCGGGAAGATGCTGCCAAACACCTGCAAGCTGGCGCTAAGAAAGTCATCATTTCTGCTCCAGCCAAAAATGAGGATATCACTATTGTGATGGGGGTTAACCAGGACAAATATGATCCAGCTAACCACCATGTAGTTTCCAATGCCTCCTGCACCACCAACTGCCTGGCTCCCTTTGCCAAAGTTATCCACGAGAAGTTCGGGATTGTGCGGGGCTTGATGACCACAGTACACTCCTATACCAATGACCAGCAAATTCTGGACCTGCCTCATAAGGATTTGCGCCGGGCCCGGGCTGCTGCTATGTCCATCATTCCTACCACTACCGGTGCAGCTAAAGCGGTCGGTCTGGTTCTGCCGGAACTGAAGGGCAAACTGAATGGCTTCGCAATGCGGGTTCCCACTCCTAATGTTTCTGTAGTTGACCTGGTCTGTGAGCTGGCTACCGAAGCAACAGCGGAAGAAATCAATGCCGCTCTCAAAGCTGCAGCTGAAGGGGAATTGAAAGGCATTCTGGCCTACACCGAAGAGCCCCTGGTTTCGAGGGATTTCAATGGCAATTCCAATTCTTCTATTGTGGATGGCCTCTCCACCATGGTGATTGATAAAAAACTGGCCAAGATTGTATCCTGGTATGACAATGAATGGGGTTACTCCTGCCGGGTAGTGGATCTGGCTCTGTATATTGCTTCCAAAGGTCTGTAATGGTAAGATATAGAGTGGGTTAAAAAACAGGGAGGTGGGCCCGCGTGGAAAAAAAGACCATCCGCGATGTGGACGTTAAGGGCAAACGGGTTCTGGTTCGGGTGGATTTTAATGTCCCCACGGATGAAAACCGGCAAATTACCGATGATACCCGGATCAGGGCTGCACTGCCCACCATTAAATACCTGCTGGAACAGGGAGCCAAAGTAATTCTGGCTTCCCACTTTGGCCGGCCGAAAGGCCAGGTTAATGAAAAATACCGTCTGGACCAGGTTGCCAAGCGTTTAAGTGAGCTGCTGGGCCAGGAAGTGGCCAAAACCAGTGACTGTGTTGGCCCGGAAGCCGAGGCTGCCGTTGCTGCGCTGGCACCCGGGCAGGCACTGCTGCTGGAGAATGTGCGCTTCCATGCTGAGGAAGAGAAAAACGATCCTGAATTCGCGAAAAAACTGGCGGCTTTAGCCGATCTATTCGTCAATGATGCCTTTGGCGCTGCTCACCGGGCCCATGCCAGCACCGCCGGTGTGGCCCAGTACCTGCCGGCTGTGGCCGGTTTCCTGATGGAAAAGGAAATCAGCATCATGGGCAAGGCCCTGGCCAATCCGGAGCGGCCCTTTGTGGCTATTATCGGTGGGGCCAAGGTGTCAGACAAAATCGGGGTTATCCAGAATCTGCTCACCAAAGTGGATACTCTGATCATCGGTGGCGGCATGGCCAACACCTTCCTCAAGGCTCAGGGGTATGAACTGGGTAAGTCCCTGGTGGAAGAGGATAAGGTCCAGCTGGCAAAAGAACTGCTGGCTACAGCCCAGCAACGAGGAATAGAACTGTTGCTGCCCCGGGATGTAGTAGTAGCAGCCGCCTTCGCTCCCGATGCTGAACATAAGACAG
Above is a window of Carboxydocella sporoproducens DSM 16521 DNA encoding:
- the gap gene encoding type I glyceraldehyde-3-phosphate dehydrogenase; the encoded protein is MTVRVGINGFGRIGRNVFRAALNKPEIEIVAINDLTDAKTLAHLLKYDSVHGILNAEVQAGDGEIIVNDKAIKVYAEKDPANLPWGDLGVDIVVESTGRFTNREDAAKHLQAGAKKVIISAPAKNEDITIVMGVNQDKYDPANHHVVSNASCTTNCLAPFAKVIHEKFGIVRGLMTTVHSYTNDQQILDLPHKDLRRARAAAMSIIPTTTGAAKAVGLVLPELKGKLNGFAMRVPTPNVSVVDLVCELATEATAEEINAALKAAAEGELKGILAYTEEPLVSRDFNGNSNSSIVDGLSTMVIDKKLAKIVSWYDNEWGYSCRVVDLALYIASKGL
- a CDS encoding phosphoglycerate kinase, translating into MEKKTIRDVDVKGKRVLVRVDFNVPTDENRQITDDTRIRAALPTIKYLLEQGAKVILASHFGRPKGQVNEKYRLDQVAKRLSELLGQEVAKTSDCVGPEAEAAVAALAPGQALLLENVRFHAEEEKNDPEFAKKLAALADLFVNDAFGAAHRAHASTAGVAQYLPAVAGFLMEKEISIMGKALANPERPFVAIIGGAKVSDKIGVIQNLLTKVDTLIIGGGMANTFLKAQGYELGKSLVEEDKVQLAKELLATAQQRGIELLLPRDVVVAAAFAPDAEHKTVAVGEIPADWQALDIGPATAEKYAGVIRQAKTVVWNGPMGVFEMDAFARGTEAVAKAMAECPGTTIIGGGDSVAAVEKVGVAEKMTHISTGGGASLEFLEGKTLPGVAVLQDK